In Kocuria turfanensis, a single genomic region encodes these proteins:
- a CDS encoding glycosyltransferase has product MSGLRVLVNAGPWLPVPPSGYGGIETVVATLVPELRRAGAHVTLATVGPSTLEADDHLRPLAEPAFRSIAMPYNRVSGIAHAHMQVLVDALRDRDRWDVVHDHLEVVGPSVLAAMGTAAPPTLQTLHWDLRKHPEFYSAFDGRGRVRFAAVSASQLERAPENLRRQTLGVVPLAAPPPLEVAAEPGEHALVLARITADKAQDVAARICRRAGVPLVLAGPVAGIDDPEELERRLADGDEALGAHPDVRYWLDEVRPLVDGTSVTWVGGVAGERKERLLRSARALLSPIRWAEPGATGVVEALARGVPVVGTPRGVLPSLVEHGRTGFLAAEEDDLVRHLHELDALDPQACREAAEQWTPAGMARRYLDLYHRLLEENPA; this is encoded by the coding sequence GTGAGCGGGCTGCGGGTGCTCGTGAACGCGGGCCCCTGGCTGCCCGTGCCCCCGTCCGGCTACGGCGGGATCGAGACGGTGGTCGCCACCCTGGTGCCGGAGCTGCGGCGGGCGGGGGCGCACGTCACGCTGGCCACCGTGGGCCCCAGCACGCTCGAGGCGGACGACCACCTGCGGCCGCTGGCGGAGCCGGCATTCCGGTCCATCGCGATGCCCTACAACCGGGTCTCCGGCATCGCCCACGCCCACATGCAGGTCCTGGTGGACGCCCTGCGGGACCGGGACCGGTGGGACGTGGTGCACGACCACCTGGAGGTCGTGGGCCCCTCCGTGCTCGCCGCCATGGGCACCGCCGCCCCGCCGACCCTGCAGACCCTGCACTGGGACCTGCGCAAGCACCCGGAGTTCTACTCCGCGTTCGACGGCCGCGGGCGCGTGCGCTTCGCCGCGGTCTCCGCCTCCCAGCTCGAGCGGGCCCCGGAGAACCTGCGCCGGCAGACGCTGGGGGTGGTCCCGCTGGCGGCGCCGCCGCCGCTCGAGGTGGCGGCGGAGCCCGGCGAGCACGCCCTGGTCCTGGCGCGGATCACCGCGGACAAGGCCCAGGACGTGGCGGCGCGGATCTGCCGGCGGGCCGGGGTGCCCCTCGTCCTGGCCGGGCCCGTGGCCGGCATCGACGACCCGGAGGAGCTGGAGCGCCGGCTCGCCGACGGCGACGAGGCGCTGGGCGCCCACCCCGACGTCCGCTACTGGCTCGACGAGGTGCGGCCCCTGGTCGACGGCACCTCGGTGACCTGGGTGGGCGGTGTGGCCGGCGAGCGCAAGGAGCGGCTGCTGCGCTCCGCCCGGGCCCTGCTGAGCCCCATCCGCTGGGCCGAGCCCGGCGCCACCGGCGTGGTCGAGGCGCTGGCCCGGGGCGTGCCGGTGGTCGGGACGCCGCGCGGGGTGCTGCCCTCGCTCGTGGAGCACGGGCGGACCGGCTTCCTGGCCGCCGAGGAGGACGACCTCGTCCGGCACCTGCACGAGCTCGACGCCCTGGACCCGCAGGCGTGCCGGGAGGCCGCCGAGCAGTGGACGCCGGCGGGCATGGCCCGGCGCTACCTGGACCTGTACCACCGGCTGCTGGAGGAGAACCCCGCATGA
- a CDS encoding glucosyl-3-phosphoglycerate synthase yields the protein MRQDVQQWFSTRSYHARQWTPEQLCGRKAGTRVSVVLPARDEAATVGRIVTALRRELVEDVALIDELVVIDSDSTDATAAVAAAAGARVHRQDEILPAHGNVPGKGEALWKSLAVTTGDVLAFVDADLREFDTRFVVGLLGPLLTEPGVQFVKSCYDRPLHDGTTILPAGGGRVTELVARPLLNLFWPQLSGLVQPLAGEYAGRRALLERVPFVSGYGVEIAMLIDVLEAVGLDAMAQVDLGVRSHRNSSDAALARMAAQIQLTVQARLRCEAPVAGESGQLTQFLRQGERFLAETHDVSVRERPPMAGIPEYRAQFVGRVA from the coding sequence ATGCGACAGGACGTCCAGCAGTGGTTCAGCACCCGCAGCTACCACGCCCGGCAGTGGACCCCGGAACAGCTCTGCGGCCGGAAGGCCGGCACGAGGGTCAGCGTGGTGCTGCCGGCCCGCGACGAGGCCGCGACGGTGGGCCGGATCGTCACCGCGCTGCGGCGGGAGCTCGTGGAGGACGTGGCGCTGATCGACGAGCTGGTCGTCATCGACTCGGACTCGACGGACGCCACGGCGGCGGTCGCCGCGGCGGCCGGGGCCCGGGTCCACCGGCAGGACGAGATCCTGCCCGCCCACGGCAACGTCCCGGGCAAGGGCGAGGCGCTGTGGAAGTCCCTGGCCGTGACCACCGGGGACGTGCTCGCGTTCGTCGACGCGGACCTGCGGGAGTTCGACACGCGCTTCGTCGTGGGGCTGCTGGGCCCGCTGCTGACCGAGCCGGGGGTGCAGTTCGTCAAGAGCTGCTACGACCGTCCGCTGCACGACGGCACCACCATCCTGCCCGCCGGCGGCGGGCGGGTCACGGAGCTGGTGGCCCGCCCTCTGCTCAACCTGTTCTGGCCGCAGCTGTCGGGTCTCGTCCAACCGCTGGCCGGGGAGTACGCCGGGCGCCGGGCGCTGCTGGAGAGGGTGCCCTTCGTCTCCGGGTACGGGGTGGAGATCGCGATGCTCATCGACGTCCTGGAGGCCGTGGGCCTGGACGCCATGGCCCAGGTGGACCTGGGCGTGCGCTCGCACCGCAACTCCTCGGACGCCGCCCTGGCGCGGATGGCCGCCCAGATCCAGCTGACGGTCCAGGCGCGGCTGCGCTGCGAGGCCCCGGTGGCCGGCGAGAGCGGGCAGCTCACGCAGTTCCTGCGCCAGGGCGAGCGGTTCCTCGCCGAGACCCACGACGTCAGCGTCCGCGAGCGCCCGCCCATGGCGGGCATCCCCGAATACCGCGCCCAGTTCGTCGGCCGCGTCGCGTGA
- a CDS encoding histidine phosphatase family protein, which produces MSQQGTYPAPARRRLVLWRHGRTAWNVEKRAQGQADIPLDPVGRRQARSAAPVLAAFEPAFVWSSDLQRARHTAQELAALTGLEVRLDARLREYDVGIRQGTTFAEFRASHPDVYERFFTQEDYRVPGAELPSEVDARMAAVLGDAAAALEEGRTGVLVGHGAALRSGVLAFLGAPPELRDMFAGMANCAWTVLQEHPHRGWQVADYNARTLPGESSALADEMPAHHVSKNADPAG; this is translated from the coding sequence ATGAGCCAGCAGGGGACCTATCCGGCACCGGCGCGCCGGCGCCTGGTGCTGTGGCGTCACGGGCGCACCGCGTGGAACGTCGAGAAGCGCGCCCAGGGGCAGGCCGACATCCCGCTCGACCCGGTGGGGCGCCGGCAGGCCCGGAGCGCGGCTCCGGTGCTCGCGGCGTTCGAGCCCGCGTTCGTGTGGTCGAGCGACCTGCAGCGGGCCCGGCACACCGCCCAGGAGCTCGCTGCGCTGACGGGCCTCGAGGTCCGCCTCGACGCCCGGCTGCGCGAGTACGACGTGGGCATCCGGCAGGGCACCACGTTCGCCGAGTTCCGCGCGAGCCATCCGGACGTCTACGAGCGGTTCTTCACCCAGGAGGACTACCGGGTGCCCGGGGCGGAGCTGCCCTCGGAGGTCGACGCGCGGATGGCGGCCGTGCTCGGCGACGCCGCGGCCGCGCTCGAGGAGGGCCGCACCGGTGTGCTCGTCGGCCACGGGGCGGCCCTGCGCAGCGGGGTGCTGGCCTTCCTGGGGGCCCCGCCCGAGCTCCGGGACATGTTCGCCGGGATGGCCAACTGCGCCTGGACCGTGCTGCAGGAGCACCCGCACCGGGGCTGGCAGGTCGCCGACTACAACGCCCGCACCCTGCCGGGCGAGTCGTCGGCGCTGGCCGACGAGATGCCGGCCCACCACGTGAGCAAGAACGCGGACCCGGCCGGCTGA
- a CDS encoding ABC-F family ATP-binding cassette domain-containing protein translates to MITVQNLELRAGARLLMDEVNFRVDKGDKIGLVGRNGAGKTTMTKVLAGETLPAAGSVTRTGAIGYLPQDPKVEDMEQLARDRILSARNLAGVVARLRAAEQDMASEDDAVRDKAMRGYDRLEAEFLAGGGYAAESEAATITSNLDLPERILGQPLRTLSGGQRRRVELARILFSDADIMLLDEPTNHLDADSVVWLREFLKNFQGGLLVISHDVELMEMVVNKVLYLDANRCVIDLYNMGWKNYLLQREQDAHRRKREFANAEKKATALMDQANKMRAKASKAVAAQQMIKRAERLMQGLEGERQADKVANIRFPKPADCGKTPLTARDLSKSYGSLEIFNDVDLAIDKGSRVVILGFNGAGKTTLLRMLAGEAQPDTGEVIPGHGLKLGYFAQEHDTLDPQRTVLENMRSAAPDLADTEVRNVLGSFLFQGDDVSKPAGVLSGGEKTRLALATLVASSANVLLLDEPTNNLDPASRREILNALRTYEGAVVLVSHDEGAVEALDPERVVILPDGTEDLWSQEYQDLISLA, encoded by the coding sequence GTGATCACTGTCCAGAACCTCGAACTGCGTGCCGGTGCCCGGCTGCTCATGGACGAGGTCAACTTCCGCGTGGACAAGGGAGACAAGATCGGGCTCGTCGGCCGCAACGGCGCCGGCAAGACGACGATGACGAAGGTCCTCGCGGGGGAGACCCTGCCCGCGGCCGGGAGCGTCACGCGCACGGGGGCGATCGGCTACCTCCCGCAGGACCCGAAGGTCGAGGACATGGAGCAGCTCGCCCGGGACCGGATCCTCTCCGCCCGCAATCTCGCGGGGGTCGTCGCCCGGCTGCGCGCGGCCGAGCAGGACATGGCCTCCGAGGACGACGCCGTGCGGGACAAGGCGATGCGCGGCTACGACCGGCTCGAGGCGGAGTTCCTCGCCGGCGGCGGCTACGCGGCCGAGTCCGAGGCCGCGACGATCACCTCCAACCTCGACCTGCCGGAGCGCATCCTGGGCCAGCCGCTGCGCACCCTCTCCGGCGGTCAGCGCCGCCGCGTGGAGCTGGCGCGGATCCTGTTCTCGGACGCCGACATCATGCTCCTGGACGAGCCCACCAACCACCTGGACGCCGATTCCGTCGTCTGGCTGCGGGAGTTCCTGAAGAACTTCCAGGGCGGTCTGCTCGTGATCTCCCACGACGTCGAGCTCATGGAGATGGTGGTCAACAAGGTCCTGTACCTGGACGCCAACCGCTGCGTCATCGACCTGTACAACATGGGCTGGAAGAACTACCTGCTCCAGCGCGAGCAGGACGCCCACCGCCGCAAGCGCGAGTTCGCCAACGCGGAGAAGAAGGCCACCGCGCTGATGGACCAGGCGAACAAGATGCGCGCCAAGGCCAGCAAGGCCGTGGCCGCCCAGCAGATGATCAAGCGCGCCGAGCGGCTCATGCAGGGCCTGGAGGGCGAGCGGCAGGCCGACAAGGTCGCGAACATCCGTTTCCCCAAGCCCGCCGACTGCGGCAAGACCCCGCTCACCGCCCGGGACCTGTCCAAGTCCTATGGGTCCCTGGAGATCTTCAACGACGTCGACCTCGCCATCGACAAGGGCTCCCGCGTGGTCATCCTCGGCTTCAACGGCGCCGGCAAGACCACGCTGCTGCGGATGCTCGCCGGGGAGGCGCAGCCCGACACCGGCGAGGTGATCCCCGGCCACGGGCTCAAGCTCGGCTACTTCGCCCAGGAGCACGACACCCTGGACCCGCAGCGCACCGTCCTGGAGAACATGCGCTCCGCCGCCCCGGACCTCGCCGACACGGAGGTCCGCAACGTCCTGGGCTCGTTCCTCTTCCAGGGCGACGACGTCTCCAAGCCCGCCGGGGTGCTCTCCGGCGGCGAGAAGACCCGTCTGGCGCTGGCCACGCTCGTGGCGTCCTCGGCCAACGTGCTGCTGCTCGACGAGCCGACGAACAACCTGGACCCGGCCTCCCGCCGCGAGATCCTCAACGCGCTGCGCACCTACGAGGGCGCGGTCGTGCTCGTCTCCCACGACGAGGGCGCGGTGGAGGCGCTGGACCCCGAGCGCGTGGTGATCCTGCCCGACGGCACCGAGGACCTGTGGAGCCAGGAGTACCAGGACCTCATCTCCCTGGCCTGA
- the mgtE gene encoding magnesium transporter, with protein sequence MDTSLRDRIRAGLRQHDLEEVRDRVLQWDVSEQVELLERLSPSERAVVYRLLPRETAFQAFGRLDTPLQGELLTALRSEEVHGLVAELDPDDRVKLLDELPATVARTLLVDLSPEEQDATGLVMGYPAGSVGRRMSPEFVALDRRMTVDQARAAVLERIDDAETVYALPVLDEQKRLCGIVGLRRLLATDGSALVGEILREAVTVEAHAPAEEAARRCADEKLLALPVVDGTDRLVGILTFDDALDVLEEAESEDVARSGGAEPLRRPYLSTPVRSIVRSRVVWLLVLAVGATLTVRVLEVFEATLEQMVVLSVFIPLLIGTGGNTGNQAATTVTRAVALGDVRVRDVGRVALREVRVGALLGAALGTVGLLGVGLLYGWAVGAVIGLTLLSVCVLAATVGGVMPLLARALGVDPAVFSNPFITTFVDASGLVVYFLIATAVLGL encoded by the coding sequence GTGGACACCTCGCTCCGGGACCGGATCCGCGCGGGACTGCGCCAGCACGACCTCGAGGAGGTCCGTGACCGGGTGCTGCAGTGGGACGTGTCCGAGCAGGTGGAGCTGCTCGAACGTCTCTCACCGTCCGAGCGCGCCGTGGTCTACCGGCTGCTGCCGCGCGAGACCGCCTTCCAGGCCTTCGGACGCCTCGACACGCCGCTGCAGGGTGAGCTGCTGACGGCGCTGCGGTCCGAGGAGGTCCACGGACTCGTGGCGGAGCTGGACCCGGACGACCGGGTCAAGCTCCTCGACGAGCTGCCGGCGACCGTGGCCCGCACCCTGCTGGTGGACCTCTCCCCGGAGGAGCAGGACGCGACGGGGCTGGTCATGGGCTACCCCGCCGGCTCGGTGGGGCGCAGGATGAGCCCCGAGTTCGTGGCTCTCGACCGCCGGATGACGGTGGATCAGGCCCGGGCCGCGGTGCTGGAACGGATCGACGACGCCGAGACCGTCTACGCACTGCCCGTCCTGGACGAGCAGAAGCGGCTGTGCGGGATCGTGGGTCTCCGGCGCCTCCTCGCCACGGACGGGTCCGCGCTCGTCGGGGAGATCCTGCGCGAGGCGGTGACCGTGGAGGCCCATGCACCGGCGGAGGAGGCCGCTCGCCGGTGCGCGGACGAGAAGCTCCTCGCCCTGCCGGTGGTCGACGGAACCGACCGGCTGGTCGGCATCCTCACCTTCGACGACGCCCTGGACGTCCTCGAGGAGGCCGAGTCCGAGGACGTCGCCCGGTCGGGCGGGGCGGAACCGCTGCGGCGGCCGTACCTGTCGACACCGGTGCGCTCCATCGTCCGCTCACGCGTCGTGTGGCTCCTGGTCCTGGCGGTCGGTGCGACGCTCACCGTGCGGGTGCTCGAGGTGTTCGAGGCCACGCTGGAGCAGATGGTGGTGCTGAGCGTGTTCATCCCGCTGCTGATCGGCACGGGCGGGAACACGGGCAACCAGGCGGCGACCACGGTCACCCGGGCCGTGGCCCTCGGGGACGTGCGGGTGCGCGACGTCGGGCGCGTGGCCTTGCGGGAGGTGCGGGTCGGTGCGCTGCTGGGCGCCGCACTGGGCACCGTCGGCCTCCTGGGCGTGGGCCTGCTCTACGGCTGGGCGGTGGGGGCGGTGATCGGCCTGACGCTGCTGTCGGTGTGCGTGCTCGCCGCGACCGTGGGCGGTGTCATGCCGCTGCTGGCACGGGCCCTCGGGGTCGACCCCGCGGTGTTCTCCAATCCGTTCATCACCACGTTCGTGGACGCCTCCGGGCTGGTCGTGTACTTCCTCATCGCCACGGCCGTACTGGGGCTCTGA
- a CDS encoding SURF1 family cytochrome oxidase biogenesis protein has product MSGYRFLLSGKWLLWFLLACAAAAVAVYLGGWQMDRNDHLVGENAKITQNYRADPLTGDEAAAQFTALDERLTWHPVTLTGEYLTEDQVLVRNRPQDGRVGYEVLVPFRTQDGDVVVLDRGWIPTGSAANGMPDEVPAPPAGEVTVTARLQPGEPAVDRGAPEGQIATIDLEELRERWGLPIGTAAFAEVFAEDPAPAVAPVPPPEPEIDSGPHLSYSLQWYAFAALFFVAYGYAARQQARNDEWDRQYAAEMEHHLSQFYDEDGTYIGEGDEELVIRQMEMADDMPPHLKSLMRPKPQRRRTRPTWEDEEDALLDALERDAAGSGRADR; this is encoded by the coding sequence GTGAGCGGCTACCGGTTCCTGCTCAGCGGGAAGTGGCTCCTCTGGTTCCTGCTGGCCTGCGCCGCCGCGGCCGTGGCCGTGTACCTGGGCGGGTGGCAGATGGACCGCAACGACCACCTGGTCGGGGAGAACGCCAAGATCACGCAGAACTACCGGGCCGATCCGCTCACCGGGGACGAGGCGGCGGCCCAGTTCACCGCCCTCGACGAGCGGCTCACCTGGCACCCGGTGACCCTGACCGGGGAGTACCTCACCGAGGACCAGGTCCTCGTGCGCAACCGTCCCCAGGACGGGCGGGTGGGCTACGAGGTCCTCGTCCCGTTCCGCACCCAGGACGGGGACGTGGTCGTGCTGGACCGCGGCTGGATCCCCACCGGCTCGGCCGCCAACGGGATGCCCGACGAGGTCCCCGCCCCGCCCGCCGGCGAGGTCACCGTCACCGCACGGCTGCAGCCCGGCGAACCCGCCGTGGACCGCGGCGCCCCCGAGGGCCAGATCGCCACCATCGACCTCGAGGAGCTCCGGGAACGGTGGGGTCTGCCGATCGGCACGGCCGCCTTCGCGGAGGTCTTCGCCGAGGACCCGGCCCCGGCCGTGGCCCCGGTGCCGCCGCCCGAGCCCGAGATCGACTCCGGACCGCACCTGTCCTACTCCCTGCAGTGGTACGCCTTCGCGGCCCTGTTCTTCGTGGCCTACGGCTACGCCGCCCGGCAGCAGGCCCGCAACGACGAGTGGGACCGCCAGTACGCCGCGGAGATGGAACATCACCTCTCCCAGTTCTACGACGAGGACGGCACCTACATCGGCGAGGGCGACGAGGAGCTCGTCATCCGGCAGATGGAGATGGCCGACGACATGCCCCCGCACCTGAAGTCCCTGATGCGCCCGAAGCCGCAGCGCCGGCGCACCCGCCCCACCTGGGAGGACGAGGAGGACGCCCTGCTGGACGCCCTCGAGCGCGACGCGGCCGGCTCAGGCCGTGCGGACCGCTGA
- a CDS encoding DUF3099 domain-containing protein yields MSNRYLTTGETAGQDDVHSITATAGSHTQDMNHRMKVYSIQMGLRILCLIVFVAVDNIWVRGVAILGVAILPWMAVLLANSNDRSTRTSHYYEPPAAPALAAAPEPAPSAAPLAIDFVLEGEFTTGHAGDGDQDRTEGPRTGSTGTSRTAFPSGDPASSATVEDDTSRRRGAA; encoded by the coding sequence ATGAGCAATCGCTATCTGACGACCGGCGAGACCGCCGGTCAGGACGACGTCCACTCCATCACGGCCACGGCCGGGTCGCACACGCAGGACATGAACCACCGGATGAAGGTCTACAGCATCCAGATGGGCCTGCGGATCCTGTGCCTGATCGTGTTCGTGGCGGTGGACAACATCTGGGTCCGCGGCGTCGCGATCCTCGGCGTCGCCATCCTGCCCTGGATGGCGGTGCTGCTGGCGAACAGCAACGACCGCTCCACGCGGACCAGCCACTACTACGAGCCGCCGGCGGCCCCGGCGCTGGCGGCCGCCCCCGAACCGGCGCCGTCGGCGGCGCCGCTGGCCATCGACTTCGTGCTCGAGGGCGAGTTCACCACCGGCCACGCGGGGGACGGGGACCAGGACCGCACGGAGGGTCCGAGGACCGGGAGCACCGGGACGAGCCGCACCGCCTTTCCCAGCGGGGACCCGGCTTCCTCCGCTACTGTCGAGGACGACACCTCCCGGCGCCGCGGCGCGGCCTGA
- a CDS encoding beta-ketoacyl-ACP reductase yields MADEQRSPAPRTVLVTGGNRGIGRAIAQAFRDGGDNVAVTYRSGEAPEGFFAVQADVTDAASIDAAYKAVEAEFGPVEVVVANAGITRDTLLLRMKEQDFQDVVDTNLTGAFRVVQRAAKGFMRLKRGRVVLISSVVGLYGSPGQVNYAASKAGLVGMARSITRELGGRNVTANVVAPGFINTEMTAALPEDTQQNYLASIPAGRFAEPAEVAAVVRWVASDEAKYISGAVIPVDGGLGMGH; encoded by the coding sequence ATGGCAGACGAGCAGCGCAGCCCGGCCCCCCGCACCGTCCTCGTGACCGGCGGCAACCGCGGGATCGGACGGGCCATCGCGCAGGCCTTCCGGGACGGCGGGGACAACGTGGCCGTCACCTACCGCTCCGGCGAGGCCCCCGAGGGCTTCTTCGCCGTGCAGGCCGACGTCACGGACGCCGCGTCGATCGACGCGGCCTACAAGGCGGTCGAGGCCGAGTTCGGCCCCGTCGAGGTGGTCGTCGCCAACGCCGGGATCACCCGCGACACCCTGCTGCTGCGGATGAAGGAGCAGGACTTCCAGGACGTCGTGGACACCAACCTCACCGGCGCCTTCCGCGTGGTCCAGCGCGCCGCGAAGGGCTTCATGCGGCTCAAGCGGGGCCGCGTGGTGCTCATCTCCTCCGTGGTGGGGCTCTACGGCTCGCCCGGACAGGTCAACTACGCCGCCTCCAAGGCCGGGCTGGTCGGCATGGCCCGCTCGATCACCCGCGAGCTGGGCGGGCGCAACGTCACCGCCAACGTCGTGGCCCCGGGCTTCATCAACACGGAGATGACCGCGGCCCTGCCCGAGGACACCCAGCAGAACTACCTCGCCTCGATCCCGGCCGGCCGCTTCGCCGAGCCCGCGGAGGTCGCCGCGGTGGTGCGCTGGGTCGCCTCCGACGAGGCGAAGTACATCTCCGGCGCCGTCATCCCCGTGGACGGCGGCCTGGGCATGGGCCACTGA
- a CDS encoding SDR family oxidoreductase, with translation MSSLAGKTAVVTGSSRGVGADTAKLLAAQGANVVVNYRQKAPRANKVVREIEEAGGHAIAVQADMTAPEDVRNLFARAVEAFGGVDVLVLNASGGMETDLGEDYALRLNRDAQDDTLTAALEHLPEGGRVVFVTSHQAHFINDVETMPEYVQVAKSKRAGEDTLTARIPELTEKGITFVVVSGDMIEGTVTATLLNRARPGALEQRREAAGKLYSVREFAEEIARMVTADVPTGHVELVGGADDFLAQAGRK, from the coding sequence ATGAGTTCACTCGCAGGCAAGACCGCGGTCGTCACCGGGTCCTCGCGCGGCGTCGGCGCCGACACCGCCAAGCTGCTCGCCGCCCAGGGCGCCAACGTCGTCGTCAACTACCGGCAGAAGGCCCCTCGCGCCAACAAGGTGGTGCGGGAGATCGAGGAGGCCGGTGGTCACGCGATCGCGGTGCAGGCCGACATGACGGCCCCCGAGGACGTCCGCAACCTCTTCGCCCGGGCCGTGGAGGCCTTCGGCGGGGTGGACGTGCTGGTGCTCAACGCCTCCGGCGGCATGGAGACGGACCTCGGCGAGGACTACGCGCTCCGGCTCAACCGGGACGCCCAGGACGACACCCTCACCGCGGCCCTCGAGCACCTGCCCGAGGGCGGGCGCGTGGTGTTCGTGACCAGCCACCAGGCGCACTTCATCAACGACGTCGAGACCATGCCCGAGTACGTGCAGGTCGCGAAGTCCAAGCGCGCCGGCGAGGACACGCTCACCGCCCGCATCCCCGAGCTGACGGAGAAGGGCATCACGTTCGTGGTGGTCTCCGGGGACATGATCGAGGGCACGGTGACCGCCACCCTGCTCAACCGCGCCCGCCCCGGTGCGCTCGAGCAGCGCCGCGAGGCCGCGGGCAAGCTCTACTCCGTGCGGGAGTTCGCCGAGGAGATCGCACGGATGGTCACGGCCGACGTCCCCACCGGGCACGTGGAGCTCGTCGGCGGGGCCGACGACTTCCTCGCCCAGGCCGGACGGAAGTAG
- a CDS encoding ATP-binding cassette domain-containing protein has product MTRPLIEVEGLTKAYRSRTRTVHALAGLDLSVPEGVVKGLLGPNGAGKTTVVKVLTTLVVPDAGTARIDGVDVVAEPARIRRMIGASGQYAAVDENLTGTENLRMVGRLYHLGGAAARRRAAELLELFGLEEAGDRPVKGYSGGMRRRLDLAGALAIRPRVLFLDEPTTGLDPRSRIGLWEVIRSLVADGTTVLLTTQYLEEADQLADEISVIDDGSVIASGTPDELKAQVGGHRVVVVLQDGADAGRAAAVLARHGEGAPVAAEQGRELEVAVREGPPALQRILADLDAAGVGLHDAGMRRPTLDDVFLSLTGHPTAAGRGPDEQDAGTAVAASGEGRHR; this is encoded by the coding sequence ATGACCCGTCCGCTCATCGAGGTCGAGGGCCTCACCAAGGCCTACCGGTCGCGCACGCGCACCGTCCACGCCCTGGCCGGCCTCGACCTGTCGGTGCCGGAAGGCGTCGTCAAGGGGCTGCTCGGCCCGAACGGCGCCGGGAAGACCACGGTTGTGAAGGTGCTCACCACGCTCGTCGTCCCGGACGCCGGGACGGCGCGGATCGACGGGGTGGACGTGGTCGCCGAGCCCGCCCGGATCCGGCGGATGATCGGGGCCTCCGGCCAGTACGCCGCGGTCGACGAGAACCTCACCGGCACCGAGAACCTGCGGATGGTGGGCCGGCTCTACCACCTGGGCGGGGCCGCCGCCCGCCGCCGGGCCGCGGAGCTGCTCGAGCTGTTCGGCCTCGAGGAGGCCGGGGACCGGCCCGTGAAGGGGTACTCGGGCGGCATGCGGCGCCGCCTCGACCTCGCCGGGGCGCTGGCCATCCGGCCCCGTGTCCTGTTCCTGGACGAACCGACCACCGGTCTCGACCCACGCAGCCGGATCGGCCTGTGGGAGGTGATCCGCTCCCTCGTGGCGGACGGCACCACGGTGCTGCTGACCACCCAGTACCTCGAGGAGGCCGACCAGCTGGCCGACGAGATCTCCGTCATCGACGACGGCAGCGTGATCGCGTCGGGCACCCCCGACGAGCTCAAGGCCCAGGTCGGCGGGCACCGCGTCGTGGTCGTGCTGCAGGACGGCGCCGACGCCGGGCGGGCCGCGGCCGTGCTCGCCCGGCACGGGGAGGGCGCCCCCGTGGCGGCCGAGCAGGGGCGGGAGCTGGAGGTCGCCGTCCGGGAGGGCCCGCCGGCGCTCCAGCGGATCCTCGCCGACCTCGACGCCGCCGGCGTGGGCCTGCACGACGCCGGCATGCGCCGACCCACCCTCGACGACGTGTTCCTCTCGCTCACCGGGCACCCGACCGCGGCGGGACGCGGCCCGGACGAGCAGGACGCCGGCACCGCCGTGGCCGCGTCCGGGGAAGGGCGGCACCGGTGA
- a CDS encoding ABC transporter permease yields the protein MPGATSPGATLGTWAADGWTVTQRNLIKLRRSPDLLVFAALQPVMFVLLFSQVYGGSIQVEGTDYTQYLMAGIFGQTVLFGSTFSGAGMAQDLKEGIVDRFRTLPMSPSAVLVGRTNSDLVLNAVSMVIMIGTGFVVGWRFTTSVGSFLAGIALLLLFSYAFSWVMALVGMSVRSAETVNNASFIILFPLTFISNAFVQSQNLPGPLETFANWNPVSALVQAARELFGNTGSAAVPDVWPMQHPVLTVVAGSVLLLVVFVPLCLRKFASVSSR from the coding sequence ATGCCCGGGGCCACGAGCCCGGGCGCCACCCTCGGCACCTGGGCCGCCGACGGCTGGACGGTCACCCAGCGCAACCTCATCAAGCTGCGACGCTCACCGGACCTCCTGGTCTTCGCGGCGCTCCAGCCGGTGATGTTCGTGCTCCTGTTCAGCCAGGTCTACGGAGGGTCGATCCAGGTGGAGGGCACCGACTACACCCAGTACCTGATGGCCGGGATCTTCGGGCAGACCGTGCTCTTCGGCTCCACGTTCTCCGGGGCGGGCATGGCCCAGGACCTCAAGGAGGGGATCGTGGACCGGTTCCGGACGCTGCCGATGAGCCCCTCGGCGGTCCTGGTGGGGCGGACCAACAGCGACCTGGTGCTCAACGCCGTGTCCATGGTGATCATGATCGGCACGGGCTTCGTGGTCGGATGGCGGTTCACCACGTCGGTCGGGTCGTTCCTCGCCGGGATCGCCCTGCTGCTGCTGTTCAGCTACGCGTTCAGCTGGGTCATGGCGCTGGTGGGGATGAGCGTGCGCAGCGCGGAGACCGTGAACAACGCCTCCTTCATCATCCTGTTCCCGCTGACGTTCATCTCCAACGCGTTCGTGCAGTCCCAGAACCTCCCGGGCCCGCTCGAGACCTTCGCCAACTGGAATCCCGTCTCCGCCCTCGTGCAGGCCGCCCGCGAGCTGTTCGGCAACACCGGCTCCGCTGCCGTGCCCGACGTGTGGCCGATGCAGCACCCTGTCCTGACCGTGGTGGCCGGCAGCGTGCTGCTGCTCGTGGTGTTCGTGCCGCTGTGCCTGCGCAAGTTCGCGAGCGTGAGCTCGCGCTAG